The genomic segment TGATCCAGGATTCAATTGCATCTGCCTGACTGTTCATGGTTTCAGCACTGTCATTTAACTGTCCGGACATTGCATTTGCACTTTCTTCTATTTCTGAAGCTGTGGAAGCTCCCATGTTTTCAAGTGAGCTCTCAAGCTGGCTCAGTCCTGATGCAAGCTGTTCTACACTTTCAATATACTGGCCAACTGCAGAAGTGTAATCAGAAACGCCTGTTGTATAAGCCGTCATGCTGTCACTGAAATTAGCAATCTGATTTGCATCGATCTTAGATGAAAGAGCTGTCATTTTTTCTACAGCAGTCTGGATTCCATTTACAGCAGTATCAATTCCCGGAACAACCTGACCAATCCCATTCACTAAACTCTTGATACCACCAGCATACTGACCCACACCGCCTGCAAGCTGATTAACTCCTGCAATATACTGCTGCATTCCGTCTGTCAGAGTAGTTGTTCCTGTTACATAACTCTGCACACCGCCTGCAAGCTGATTGCCGCCTGCAACATATGCATTTACACCATCGGAAAGAGATTTCATTCCAGCCTCATATTCAGCCATCTTGCTGTCCAGTGTATCTACTCCTGCTGTATATTGTTTGATTCCATCTGAAAGTGTGTCTGCCCCTGCTGTATAAGAGGAAACACCACTGTTTAAAGTCTGTGCCCCTGTATTCAGTGTCTGTGCTCCGCTGCTTAATTCCTTTGCTCCGTCATCCAGTTCTTTTGCTCCGTCATTCAGATCACTGACACCACTTTTCAGAGTTCCGATTCCATCATAAAATTCTTTATATTTGTCATTGAGTTTATTAGTTCCATCATAAAGATCTTTGGTTCCGTCTACCAGTTTTACTGCTGCATCCGTCAGATCTTTCATTGAATCCTTCAGCTCATCCAGTCCATCCACATCATTCAGATCAATATCTTTGAAAATATCTGTAAGTGCTACGGTAAATGTAGAATTCATCTCACAGTCTGTAACATCTGCTTCCACTGTAAATCCTTCAGGGATATTCACTTCATCTGCAATATCAGAAGACATATCCAGACTTTCTTTCATTCCCGGCATACCAAAACCGACAACAACATTTCTGCTTCCGTCAGAAATAACCTTACCGTTATCTACTGTAATATTGGAGAAATTATCTGTAGAAAGGATCATTCCTGTCACCATAACAAAGGGTGAATAAATATCAGTCTTTTTGCCATTCACTGTTTTGGTTGTTTTAGAAGTATTTGTATATGTCACTTCCATTTTCAGATGTCCTGTCTTTCCTGCCAGAGCTTCCGGAGAAACCTCAGTTCCATCCATATAATATTTAATTCCTACGGAAACCGGGAGATTTTTCTCTGTCTTTCCCTGATAATAAATATCCTTTCCATCAGTACTCCAGGTCAGATCATTTCCGTTCTGAGTAAATGTTTCATCACCTTTTACGTTTTTTATATCCTGAAGATCAGAGGCATCTTTCACCTCAGAATTGGAACTGTCTCCGGAATTTTTCAGCCAGTCAGATACTGTGACATCCGTTACTTCTCCTCCGGCAGTTGTATTTACATAAACGGTTTCTTCTTTCTGCAATCCATTATCACCTGTTGAAGCAGCTGCCATTACAGTACCTGCTCCGAGAACTACAGCCATTCCTGCTGCAAGCGTTGCTGCAGCTGCTTTCTTTCTGTTTCTGTTCATAATAACTTACTCCTTTATTCTATCTCTTTACAATAAGCTTCTTTTTAAAAATCCTGAATCACTGTTTCTTCTCTTTTGCCGGTTTCTTCTTGGCAAATCCAATAGATGTGTGGCAGATGAGAGAATCAAATATCATAAACATAGCCGGAAGTATAAACAATACCACCAGTGTACTGATTACAGCTCCACGTGAAAGCAGGTTTGTAATACTTCCGATCATATCTACCTGTGTATAAAGACCAACTCCGAAAGTTGCCGCAAAGAAGCTGCAGCCACTGATCACAATTGACTTCATGGAAGTTTTATGTGCGATGGCAATGGATTCTTTCTTACTCTTTCCAAGACCACGTTCTTTCTGGTATCTGCTGGTCATAAGGATTGCATAGTCAACAGTAGCTCCCAGCTGGATACAACCGATAACAATGCTTGCTACGAACACCACTTCCTTTCCCTGATAATAAGGAACGGACATATTGACAAAAATCGCAAACTCAATAACTGCAACCAGAATAAACGGAAGCGAAATGGATTTAAACACAACCATGATAATAATGAAAATTGCCAGGATAGAGATAGTATTTACAGTCTTTAAATCCACATCCGTAACATCCTGAAGATCCTTGGTCAGAGGTGCTTCTCCGATTACCATGGATTCCGGACTGTATCCTTTTACAATCTTCTGGATCTCATCAATCTGATTGTTTACCTCGTCTGTAGCTGTTTTATATTTGGAACAGATAAATTCCATCTCGTACTCATCGCTTTCCAGCATCTTCTTCAGATTACTTGGGATCATGGTATCCGGGAATGCCGCACCTACGAAAGAGTCCATTCCAAGTGCCCATTTTACACCATCAACATCCTTGATCTGGTCAAGCATTTCTGTTTTTTCTTTTGATGTCAGACCTTTCTTTAATAACACCATATGAACATTATTCATATCAAAGGTTTCCTGAAGTTTGGCATTTGCCACATTACTGTCCAGCGTGGAAGGAAGTGACTTGTCAATATTGTAGTAATTCTTCAGATTGTTATTTCCATGAATTGCCGGGAAAAGCATTACCAGGAAAATGATCAGCCATACTTTATAATGCTTTGTAATAAAAGCAGATGCCTTATCAAAGCTTGGAAGCAGCGGCTTATGTGTTGTTTTTTCAATGGCTCCGTCAAAAGTAAGCACCAGAGCAGGGAGCAAAGTAACACAACACAGAACACCGATAACAACTCCCTTGGCCATTACGATACCCATATCACGTCCAAGTGAGAAGGTCATAAAGCAAAGTGCGATAAATCCGGCTACTGTTGTAATAGAACTTCCGATTACAGATTTGAAGGTTGCATTGATGGCATGTGCCATAGCCCTCTCTTTATCACCCTCAAACCGCTTCTTATTCTCCTCATAACTGTTCAGCAGGAAAATGGAATAATCCATGGTAACACCAAGCTGCAGGACTGCTGTCAGTGCCTGAGTGATGTATGAAATCTGACCAAGAAAAATATTACTTCCAAGATTATACAAGACTGCAACACCAATGCAGAGCAAAAACAAAACCGGAACTACCAGAGAATCCATTGCAAGGAGCAACACTATCAGAGAAAGGCAGGAAGCAATCACAACGTAAATCGGCATTTCCTTAAGTGCGATCTGTTTGATATCAGTAACAATGCCTGTCATTCCACTGACAAAACAGTTCTTTGAAGTAATCTTACGAATCTGCGTCACAGCTTCCATGGAAGTTTCTGATGATGTTGTATTATCAAACAACGCGATCATCATAGTTGCATCTCCGTTAAAAAATGCCTCTCTCAAATCCTTCGGAAGCATTTCTACAGGAACGGAAACATCCAGGACACTGTCATACCACAGTACTTTTTTCACGTGATCAACTGCTTCGATTTTCTCTTTCAGAGCAGCTACATCCTTCAGTTCCATATCCTCCACCACTATCATGGAAAAGGCTCCCATCCCAAACTGATCTACCATAATGTCCTGTCCATCAACTGTCTCAAGGGTATCCGGCAGATAACTCAGTACATCGTAGTTGATTCTGGTCGCCGCCATACCGAGATATGAAGGGATCAGCAATGCAATTCCGATGATAATGATCAGTATCTTGTGTTTTGCAATCCACTTTCCTACCTTAATCATCTTTTTCTCCTCTTCTTTCTTTATTATTGATACTGTTTGATCATTCTATGACTAACAGTCATTTTTTATTTCATGGAATGTTATATAACAAAAATGACTTTCAGTCAATAATCATTCTTCACAATTTGTCTAAATTTTTCCAGAACAAAAATGTAATATTGACTTTCAGTCATTTTTGTTTAAAATGGTAATTATATATGATCACAATATAATTACAAAGTAAGCTTATGTTGCTGTGAACAGTAAGACGCTTATTGCTTTTCGCAAACTCCGCAGCGGGACTTACCTGATTCGGTTAAAATGTTATGTATACAATAGAGGAAGGAATGAATCTGAAATGGGAAAACTGGAGCTGAATAAAAAGAAGAAAAAAGATGCTCTTTTCAACACTGCCTTTGAACTTTTTACGACGAAGGGACTTACCAAAACTACAATTTCAGATATTGTAGATCAGGCCGGGGTTGCCAAAGGGACTTTTTACCTCTATTTTAAGGATAAATATGATATCCGGAATAAACTGGTTTCCCACAAGACCGGAGAATTGTTTTTCCGGGCCCATGAGGCTGTGCAGAATGCACATATCAGCGAATTTGACAGGCAGGTACATTTTATTATAGATTACATTCTTACTGAGTTGAATAAAGACCGTACTCTCCTGCTGTTTATTTCAAAGAATCTTGCCTGGGGTGTCTTCAAGGGTGCTTTTGAGGAAAAAATGCCTGACGACGAATATAATTTTTATCAGTCCTATCTGGATATGCTTGCTCAAAGCGGACTACATTATAAAAATCCGGAACTGATGCTCTTTACGATCATTGAGCTGGTAGGTTCCACCTGCTACAGCTGCATTCTGTATCAGCAGCCTGTGTCTCTGGCTGAGTACCGTCCTTATCTGCACAGGACTATTTCAGGAATTATGGAAACTTTTTCACAGGATCATACTACATGTGAAGTTTTGTCTTCCGACACCAAAACACATGTGGACCATACAGCATAATCACTATGGCAACCCTCATAAATGATACATTTAAAAAGATTGCTGTAAAAAAGGCAAGCCTCCGGAGCCCAGATTTTTCATTCTGTATCCCGGAGCGTGTCTGAAAAATCATTCCCGCAATCTGCACGCCCCACTTTGTGGGATATTTCACCCGAATTCAGTTGCCGTAGCCCGCTACGGCGCCCTCATCCGGGCACAATATCCCACAAATTGTGACGCACATCTTGCAGAAAGCCTTTTTCAGACACACTCCGGAGGTTTGTCTTTTTATAATTTGTAGGTTTCCAGATCATCAGGAATCCAGAGATTTCCTTTATAATACTGTCTGCCTTCTTCTGTGTAGAGCTCCTTTCGTCTGGAAATATTTTTATCCTCTGTATGATACAGAATCAGATTCTCTGCTTCCAGTTTCTGTGCCAGCTCACAGGCATCCTTTACAGTAGAATGATGTTTCTCATATGGTTTGAATTTATCTGCCTGAGAGAACAGACAGAATGCCTCATGAAGAAGCCATGTGCTGTTTCTGGCATATTTCTGTTCACATTCATTATATGGCTCATCTCCACAACAGGTCAGCTTCTTTCCCTCTGCGTACTCCATGCAGAACCCAAACTGTTTTGCCTTTGTAGACAGAATATCAAAAAATGTCACCCTGTGTCCCAGAATCGTTCTATCTTCTCCGTCCTTTACTTCTTCCAGATGGACTTTGTCTCCGATAAATTTCGTTTCCTTTGGTGTGAGAAGCATCTCTGCCATCTGTTTCAGCAGGCTGATCACTTCATCATGTCCATAGATAGTCACTTCACCGCCAAACTGTCCTCTTGCCATTCCCTGACAATACATACGAAGCATCCAGATGATTCCAAGCAGATGATCGATGTGTTTATGTGTCACAAATATAGTGCTGATTTCTTTCCAGCTGATTCCTGCGTCCTCCAGCTGCTTCAGAATTGTATTTCCGCCACCTCCGTCTATCATAAAATATTCTTTATCTTTATTTAGCACAAAACAGGTGTTATAGCATTTCGTCACCTTTGCATTTCCGGTTCCCAATATTGTAAGTTTCATCTTTATGTACCTCCCGACTTTCTTTGGATGCTGACACTTAGAAGGCAGCAAATATTTCCTATATATAATAACATATTCGAAAACAAAAAGAAATCTGTCTGTCAGACGATATGAATCTTCGTTACTGTTCACTCCGTTCACAGTAACTTAGCCAAAGTTCATTCCAGATTGCCTGCGGCAATGGAATTTTGGCTTGTATGTCTCGGGATTTTGGCATATTCATGCCAAAACACCTCGCGGGATAGTGGTATGTGAACAGTAACGAATCTTCACTATGGCAATGAAATTTCGACTTGTATGAGCACGGTTTTATGAGCATGACATAAAATATAATGTAAACAGTTTTCAGAGAAGGGAATTATATATGGAAAATTATCGGATGGGATGTTCCGGCAACCGCCCTTATAACCGTACCTGCGGTATGAATATGCCTCAGCCTTCAAATAGAAATATGAATAGTTCCGAATGCTTTGTCAGAAACACGACAGACTGCAGCTGTACTATACCGGGTGTCAAAGAAAAAAAACATGAAATGTTTTCGCATCTTCAGTATCTGGAACCTGCAATGGCATATGTTCCCTGCCAGAAGTTTACAGAGAATTTCCCACTGCAGTATGCATTAAATGCAGGAACCATTTTCCCACAGTTATGCAAACCATTTTGTGGAAAGAGAGGTATTCGAAGATGAAAACAGATTGCTCCCAAAAACAGTTATTAAACCGTATCGATCAGGTCAGTTTCGCAGTCAATGATATGACTCTGTACCTTGACACACATCCCTGTGATGAAAAGGCTCTGACTTACTGTCACGAACTTGTGCAGGAACGAAAAAAGCTATTAAAAGAATACGCCGAAGCATATGGTCCCCTGATTATTGACATTACAGATCAGACCGGAGAATCCATCTGGAAATGGATGGAACAGCCATTCCCATGGGAAAAGGAAGGAGCGTGCAGATAATTTATGTGGAATTATGAAAAAAGGCTTCAATATCCGATCAATATCACACAACCCAATGCCAAAATTGCACAGTATATCATGAGCCAGTACGGTGGCCCATAGTGTAATACCCTATAATATATAAGAAGCAATGAAGCTGATACAATATCTTATGGGTAAGGGTACTCATTGTACCCATACTCTTTTTTTATTTATATTTACTTTAAATCGCAATTAAATCTTTCCAAGTAGCAGATCCGCAAATACCATCCACTTCCAGAACTTCTTTTCTGGATTCCTGATAAGCTTTCAGAGCGTAAATCGTGTTTGCATCTGCTGTCCATGTAAGTTTCAGGGCTTTGCCGTTTTTGCCTTTAAAGCCTCTGGCTCTTAATATTTCCTGTAAGAGAAGCACAGATGTATTTTTGTCTCCTGCTTTTACTGTCTCTGGGTTAAACATGTAGCTGCCTCCTTCTGGGTTTGTTGTCTTGTCTGTTTCATCTTTATCTGCAGATAAAACAATTGAATAGTCCGGTGTACAGAATTTTGTCCCCGGAAGATTACTGTTGTAATAACTCTTCTGGCAGACCCCGCCACCATTTGCCACGATACCGGATGCTCCGGAAGTATTTCCCTCAATCGTCCAGAACCTGTCTCCGGTTACTTTTGTTACAAAGCCGGTGTGGGTAAAGGTACCTCCGTATTTAAAGATAACAATATCTCCAACTTTTGGATTGGCATTTTTTACAAATAAGACGCCTAAGGTTGGGCAGTATACATACGGCCAGTGTTTTAAGAGTTTCTTTGCATTATCCAGACCAAAAGCTTTCATGAAACACCAGGAGATAAACGCTGCGCACCAGGGCTGCCCCTGATAGGATGGTTTTATATCTCTCCAATATTTTGTATAGTTTGCTGATCCGGCATTTCCAGTCTTGCTGTCAAGCTTACTGTTATTTTTCTTTTCCAGGTACCCGATCTCTTCTTCTGCAATTCCCAGAACTACGTTGATAGCTTCACTCTTTGTCATGACTGTGTTTTCCTTTTTTATATCTTTTGCTTCGTTATAATCTTTGTAAAATATATTTCTATCTACAGTTCCGCTGATGCCAGGTATCTTTGCTTTACTGGAATACTGCCAGCCCACACCAAAGTCCGGCCGGAGTCGTTCCTGTAAAGTACCGTTATCTGATGCCGGATAACGTGCAATCCAGAAATCGTATTTTTTCAGATGGCTACAAATTACATTCAGGTACCAATCCACATTGCAATAAATACCAAATTTATATCCCGCTGCCGTGATAATCTTTTCGAATGCTTCTGCCAATTTATGGATCTGTTCAGCTCCAAGGCTTCTCTGATTATTCCATTCCAGATCCAGCCAGACCGGATACTGCAGTTTTCGCCCGTTCAGAACTTCCACGACCTTCTTGGCTTCGCTCTGTATCTCTGCAACTGTCATAGCATAGGAATACTTATATGCCCCAACCGGGATATTGTATTTCCGGCATTCAGAGAAGTTCTGCTCAAAGTAGCTATCTATCACGTTTCCCGCTTCTGTAATCCGCAGGATTGCGAACCCCATGCCGTAATCAGCAACTGTTTTCCAGTCAATTTTCCCTTGCCAGGCAGATACATCAATTCCTCTTATTTCCATGTCCGTCTCCTTTCATAGAGCGAAAAGGGATGGTTTCTCATCCCTTATTCGTCTTTATTTGCCTGTTTTACAATCTGGTTCACGTATGTAGAAAGACCGGCAATCAGTATTCCCTGTGTAATCGCTGTAAAAATTGCCATTGCAATATCCTGTCCGGTACCGCAGGTGCAGGTGGCAAACACATAGATCGCGCAGATTGCAATGCTGATTCCGCCAAGGATAAGCGGGATGTACTTATCCTTTACTGCCTGTGCCTGTTTGAGTGCCATTCCTACGAAATATAAGGCAATAGCTACTACGATGAGTTCTGGTTTTACATAATTTGTGATCTGTTCCATAATCATTCTCCTTTTCTTTCCAGGTCTTCTATTCTATGATTCGCAACCTTAATCTGTTCCTCCTTTCTCCGCCTTAACCGGCGGCTTTTCTTTCGTAATTCATATTCAGAAGAATTATATCCTGTCTCTGGATGAGCAGGCATTTGATTTCTTCTTCTGACATATCACTGGCTTTATGCTGAATTCCATTAATACGGATATTTCTTGTTACCAGTTTTAATTCTGACATCTTCCTCACCTCTTCTTTATGGTATGGGAAATGATATGTATGAGTTACTGTTTATACAAATTTAAGCAGTTTGTCGAACGACTTTCGTTGACTCTCCTCTCATATGCTCTTATCCTGTAAGTACAGAGTAGTGACCTACCCGAGTACATACGATCGGAATGTCCTCAATAGTAAATTTCAACAACTGTATTGCTTTACAAATATCTATCTGCTTCCATGAACACATTCCATTCATCTTTAGTGACAATATGCGCTCCGACCATCCCATTGCACTTGCGAAGTTCGACTGAGTGTTAAAAATCTCCACAATTCTTCCTCGTAGCTTGTTATAATCGAATGCCAACTTGATACCTCCTTTCCGGTTCAAGCTTTTGAATTATCTGTGTAATATCACGTCGTCCATTTTCTGTCAACATAAAATTCAATTTTTTTAACTTCCAGGTTTTTATTATTGAACTTTTGCATAATATGTGTTATATTTCAATTACGAAAAGGAGAACATTATGAAGAAAGAAAACACTGCAATTCGTTTAAAAACAATAATGAATATGCGCGGACTTCGGCAGGTTGATATTCTTAATCTGACTGTTCCATATTGTCAAAAGTATAGTGTAAAAATGAATAAGTCAGATATAAGTCAATACTGTTCTGGAAAAACAGAGCCTAACCAAGAAAAGCTTTTTATTCTAGGAAATGCATTGAACGTAAGTGAAGCATGGCTTATGGGTTTTGACGTTCCTATGGAAAGAACTCCCTATAAAGCAGAATCTGTTCAGAACTCTTCCGTCTCTGCTCAGTGCAAGGAAATCATAGAAATCTGCAATCAGTTGTCTCCTCATAACCAGAGAAAGGTTCTCGCCTACTCTAAGAACCTTCTCTCCGCCCAGCAGATGGAAGAAGATCTTCTTGCAGCTCATGCCCGGACGGATGTTGAGCAAACACCCGAAGGTGTTCAGCATGATTTGGATATTATGAATGATGATTCAAAATGGGAGGAATGATATGGCATTAGATATATTGGAATTGCGTAAACTATGTATACCTAAAAACATTCGTATTACACTCCACGCAGCTAAAAGGCTGGAACAGCGTAGGATATTCTTAAAAGATGTAATAGCCTGTATTATGAATGGAGAAATCATCGAACAATATCCAGATGATTATCCTTACCCCAGTTGTTTAATTCTGGGGATAAGCATCGAAGATAAATATCTTCATGTAGTCATCGGAAATCACGAATCGGATTTGTTCCTTATAACAGCTTATTTCCCCAGTTTTGATAAATGGGAATCTGATTTCAAAACCAGAAAGGAGAATGCATAATGACTTGTTTTTACTGCAAAGGTAATATTGAATCTTCTACAACAACTTACATGACTGATTATCAGGGATGCTATATCATTATCAAGAATGTTCCTTGTGAAAAG from the Blautia wexlerae DSM 19850 genome contains:
- a CDS encoding helix-turn-helix domain-containing protein, producing MKKENTAIRLKTIMNMRGLRQVDILNLTVPYCQKYSVKMNKSDISQYCSGKTEPNQEKLFILGNALNVSEAWLMGFDVPMERTPYKAESVQNSSVSAQCKEIIEICNQLSPHNQRKVLAYSKNLLSAQQMEEDLLAAHARTDVEQTPEGVQHDLDIMNDDSKWEE
- a CDS encoding MBL fold metallo-hydrolase, with translation MKLTILGTGNAKVTKCYNTCFVLNKDKEYFMIDGGGGNTILKQLEDAGISWKEISTIFVTHKHIDHLLGIIWMLRMYCQGMARGQFGGEVTIYGHDEVISLLKQMAEMLLTPKETKFIGDKVHLEEVKDGEDRTILGHRVTFFDILSTKAKQFGFCMEYAEGKKLTCCGDEPYNECEQKYARNSTWLLHEAFCLFSQADKFKPYEKHHSTVKDACELAQKLEAENLILYHTEDKNISRRKELYTEEGRQYYKGNLWIPDDLETYKL
- a CDS encoding DUF739 family protein, which codes for MAFDYNKLRGRIVEIFNTQSNFASAMGWSERILSLKMNGMCSWKQIDICKAIQLLKFTIEDIPIVCTRVGHYSVLTG
- a CDS encoding efflux RND transporter permease subunit, producing MIKVGKWIAKHKILIIIIGIALLIPSYLGMAATRINYDVLSYLPDTLETVDGQDIMVDQFGMGAFSMIVVEDMELKDVAALKEKIEAVDHVKKVLWYDSVLDVSVPVEMLPKDLREAFFNGDATMMIALFDNTTSSETSMEAVTQIRKITSKNCFVSGMTGIVTDIKQIALKEMPIYVVIASCLSLIVLLLAMDSLVVPVLFLLCIGVAVLYNLGSNIFLGQISYITQALTAVLQLGVTMDYSIFLLNSYEENKKRFEGDKERAMAHAINATFKSVIGSSITTVAGFIALCFMTFSLGRDMGIVMAKGVVIGVLCCVTLLPALVLTFDGAIEKTTHKPLLPSFDKASAFITKHYKVWLIIFLVMLFPAIHGNNNLKNYYNIDKSLPSTLDSNVANAKLQETFDMNNVHMVLLKKGLTSKEKTEMLDQIKDVDGVKWALGMDSFVGAAFPDTMIPSNLKKMLESDEYEMEFICSKYKTATDEVNNQIDEIQKIVKGYSPESMVIGEAPLTKDLQDVTDVDLKTVNTISILAIFIIIMVVFKSISLPFILVAVIEFAIFVNMSVPYYQGKEVVFVASIVIGCIQLGATVDYAILMTSRYQKERGLGKSKKESIAIAHKTSMKSIVISGCSFFAATFGVGLYTQVDMIGSITNLLSRGAVISTLVVLFILPAMFMIFDSLICHTSIGFAKKKPAKEKKQ
- a CDS encoding TetR/AcrR family transcriptional regulator, giving the protein MGKLELNKKKKKDALFNTAFELFTTKGLTKTTISDIVDQAGVAKGTFYLYFKDKYDIRNKLVSHKTGELFFRAHEAVQNAHISEFDRQVHFIIDYILTELNKDRTLLLFISKNLAWGVFKGAFEEKMPDDEYNFYQSYLDMLAQSGLHYKNPELMLFTIIELVGSTCYSCILYQQPVSLAEYRPYLHRTISGIMETFSQDHTTCEVLSSDTKTHVDHTA
- a CDS encoding spore coat protein CotJB, which codes for MKTDCSQKQLLNRIDQVSFAVNDMTLYLDTHPCDEKALTYCHELVQERKKLLKEYAEAYGPLIIDITDQTGESIWKWMEQPFPWEKEGACR
- a CDS encoding DUF4258 domain-containing protein gives rise to the protein MALDILELRKLCIPKNIRITLHAAKRLEQRRIFLKDVIACIMNGEIIEQYPDDYPYPSCLILGISIEDKYLHVVIGNHESDLFLITAYFPSFDKWESDFKTRKENA
- a CDS encoding phage holin family protein, translated to MEQITNYVKPELIVVAIALYFVGMALKQAQAVKDKYIPLILGGISIAICAIYVFATCTCGTGQDIAMAIFTAITQGILIAGLSTYVNQIVKQANKDE
- a CDS encoding GH25 family lysozyme, giving the protein MEIRGIDVSAWQGKIDWKTVADYGMGFAILRITEAGNVIDSYFEQNFSECRKYNIPVGAYKYSYAMTVAEIQSEAKKVVEVLNGRKLQYPVWLDLEWNNQRSLGAEQIHKLAEAFEKIITAAGYKFGIYCNVDWYLNVICSHLKKYDFWIARYPASDNGTLQERLRPDFGVGWQYSSKAKIPGISGTVDRNIFYKDYNEAKDIKKENTVMTKSEAINVVLGIAEEEIGYLEKKNNSKLDSKTGNAGSANYTKYWRDIKPSYQGQPWCAAFISWCFMKAFGLDNAKKLLKHWPYVYCPTLGVLFVKNANPKVGDIVIFKYGGTFTHTGFVTKVTGDRFWTIEGNTSGASGIVANGGGVCQKSYYNSNLPGTKFCTPDYSIVLSADKDETDKTTNPEGGSYMFNPETVKAGDKNTSVLLLQEILRARGFKGKNGKALKLTWTADANTIYALKAYQESRKEVLEVDGICGSATWKDLIAI
- a CDS encoding spore coat associated protein CotJA; its protein translation is MENYRMGCSGNRPYNRTCGMNMPQPSNRNMNSSECFVRNTTDCSCTIPGVKEKKHEMFSHLQYLEPAMAYVPCQKFTENFPLQYALNAGTIFPQLCKPFCGKRGIRR